A region of Thermovibrio ammonificans HB-1 DNA encodes the following proteins:
- the folD gene encoding bifunctional methylenetetrahydrofolate dehydrogenase/methenyltetrahydrofolate cyclohydrolase FolD, with the protein MAVILDGKALSEKIRAQIKEEVEALKERFGRAPTLAVVLVGNNPASEIYVRNKEKACQKVGINSVVLKLPETVTQEELNERVFKLNEDETVDGIIVQLPLPEHLSCREVLNYISPEKDVDGFHPVNAGKCMLGLYDEGLMPCTPAGVMKFFEEYNIELQGKNAVMVGHSNIVGKPLANMLLNANATVSVCHVYTKDLAAYTRQADILCVATGVPHLIKADMVKEGAVVIDIGISRVNGKIVGDVDFEKVKEKAAAITPVPGGVGPMTITMLLFNTVKAFKMRIK; encoded by the coding sequence ATGGCAGTTATACTGGACGGTAAGGCGCTTTCCGAGAAGATAAGGGCCCAGATAAAGGAGGAAGTTGAAGCCCTAAAGGAGCGGTTCGGCAGGGCTCCCACCCTTGCGGTTGTCCTGGTGGGCAACAACCCGGCAAGCGAGATATACGTGAGGAACAAGGAGAAGGCGTGCCAGAAGGTGGGTATAAACTCCGTGGTTCTTAAACTCCCCGAAACGGTTACACAGGAAGAGCTCAACGAGAGGGTTTTTAAGCTCAACGAAGACGAGACGGTAGACGGCATAATAGTCCAGCTACCGCTGCCGGAGCACCTTTCGTGCAGGGAAGTTCTCAACTACATCTCGCCCGAGAAAGACGTTGACGGCTTCCACCCGGTAAACGCCGGAAAGTGTATGCTGGGCCTCTACGACGAAGGACTAATGCCCTGCACGCCGGCGGGTGTTATGAAGTTCTTTGAGGAGTACAACATAGAGCTTCAGGGCAAAAACGCCGTTATGGTGGGCCACAGCAACATAGTGGGCAAACCCCTTGCAAATATGCTCCTTAACGCAAACGCCACAGTTTCGGTCTGCCACGTATACACAAAAGACCTTGCGGCCTATACCCGACAGGCCGATATACTCTGCGTGGCAACCGGCGTTCCCCACCTTATAAAGGCGGATATGGTCAAGGAGGGAGCCGTTGTAATCGACATAGGCATAAGCCGGGTTAATGGTAAGATAGTAGGAGATGTAGATTTTGAAAAAGTTAAAGAGAAAGCGGCTGCCATAACTCCGGTTCCCGGAGGGGTAGGCCCCATGACCATAACAATGCTCCTTTTCAACACGGTTAAGGCGTTTAAAATGAGGATAAAGTGA
- a CDS encoding ATP-binding protein has translation MKVIPYIDQERCIGCEICVDVCPTGVFEMSGNKAVVMKPEACNGCGLCVENCPVDVITLKWTDL, from the coding sequence GTGAAAGTTATCCCCTACATAGACCAGGAAAGGTGTATAGGGTGTGAAATATGCGTAGATGTGTGCCCGACAGGCGTCTTTGAAATGAGCGGAAATAAGGCCGTAGTTATGAAACCCGAAGCCTGTAACGGGTGCGGACTGTGCGTTGAAAACTGCCCCGTAGACGTTATAACCCTTAAATGGACAGACCTTTAA
- a CDS encoding DUF4149 domain-containing protein, which translates to MYFLLKSLYLYSVSLWVGSLFFFTVVGAPMAFKVLKKEEAGKYTGSVFPKYFGLGYLFGAAALVSFYLLTKGNLNAVSWLNLALLLLMNLLNFANGLFIVPKAGLLKASFYRTNDKSYYDKFLKLHTVSMVLNAVTLVLGLMVIGITALYLTF; encoded by the coding sequence ATGTACTTTCTGTTAAAATCGCTCTACCTCTACTCAGTATCGCTGTGGGTAGGCTCCCTCTTCTTCTTCACGGTTGTAGGTGCCCCCATGGCCTTCAAGGTTCTAAAAAAAGAGGAGGCGGGAAAGTACACCGGCAGCGTGTTCCCCAAGTACTTCGGACTGGGATACCTGTTCGGAGCCGCCGCTTTGGTATCGTTTTACCTGCTTACAAAGGGCAACTTAAACGCAGTTTCGTGGCTGAACCTTGCCCTTTTGCTCTTAATGAACCTGCTGAACTTTGCAAACGGCCTCTTTATAGTGCCGAAAGCGGGCCTTTTAAAGGCCTCCTTCTACAGAACGAACGACAAAAGCTACTACGATAAGTTCCTGAAACTCCACACAGTCTCCATGGTGCTAAACGCCGTTACGCTCGTTTTAGGCCTTATGGTAATAGGCATAACCGCCCTCTACTTAACCTTTTAG
- a CDS encoding lipopolysaccharide assembly protein LapA domain-containing protein: MTLKQNVYAIIVTLIVGGVTLFALQNFQDVNVTIPFVGVFHTKLFVVIVFSFLAGFLTAGFLSLIMKLFALPTTIKRKRRKGEAGPVSEAGTDSKEEESGQGAVRQQGGKD; the protein is encoded by the coding sequence ATGACGCTGAAACAGAACGTATACGCCATCATCGTTACCCTGATAGTCGGCGGGGTGACGCTGTTTGCCCTCCAGAACTTTCAAGACGTTAACGTAACGATTCCCTTCGTAGGTGTTTTCCACACAAAGCTCTTCGTGGTTATAGTCTTCTCGTTCCTTGCGGGCTTTTTAACGGCCGGTTTCCTGTCGCTGATAATGAAGCTCTTTGCACTGCCCACAACCATAAAGCGAAAGAGGAGAAAGGGTGAGGCTGGACCAGTTTCTGAAGCTGGCACGGATAGTAAAGAGGAGGAGTCTGGCCAAGGAGCTGTGCGACAACAGGGTGGTAAGGATTAA
- a CDS encoding RNA-binding S4 domain-containing protein, translating into MRLDQFLKLARIVKRRSLAKELCDNRVVRINGQPAKPSREVKEGDLIEIDTVTRYLKVEVLKVPSGKNVSKKEARELYRVIEERRKSVDDIIDLI; encoded by the coding sequence GTGAGGCTGGACCAGTTTCTGAAGCTGGCACGGATAGTAAAGAGGAGGAGTCTGGCCAAGGAGCTGTGCGACAACAGGGTGGTAAGGATTAACGGCCAGCCTGCAAAACCTTCGCGGGAAGTAAAAGAGGGCGACCTTATAGAGATAGACACAGTAACCCGCTACCTGAAGGTGGAGGTTTTAAAGGTCCCCTCCGGCAAGAACGTCTCCAAGAAGGAGGCGAGGGAGCTCTACAGGGTTATCGAGGAGAGGCGTAAGAGCGTAGACGACATAATAGACCTCATTTAG
- a CDS encoding AMP-dependent synthetase/ligase, protein MGNFLDRVFENIREREDKEILVGKKGGKYYSLNFSQLGSMVANLQRELQLSPQDRVVIFMENRPEWIGALYAVLFGGGIAVPVDYLLSERELFNILKDSQPRVVVTSNQNYEKAKKAIEKLGYSARIINVDSLNLLRENGQLEFKERNPEDVAVILYTSGTTGNPKGVMLSLSNLDHNVKAVEKLGFLNESDRFIAILPFHHTYPLMATALLPMALGLPLVFIEKLTPADILSTMNEQQITIMVGVPKLYHVIHHNIMAEIKKLPPLKRRMVEGALKLFRKGAPRKVKKQFFKQVHEKVGKHLRFMISGGAKLSEEVWRDFEAMGFNVLEGYGLTETSPLISVNRPNRKKIGSAGLPVDQVEVKISEKGEIVVRGPNVMKGYYNKPEETAKVIKEGWFHTGDLGYIDEEGFIHITGRAKEVIVLDNGKNVYPEDIEIEILKSPYILEVGVFYHEGKLKAIVRPDFELLMEEGIKEIKEFIKREINRCTRHLQPYKKVKEFAIVDEELPRTRIGKLRRFLLPKVWEEVHGKK, encoded by the coding sequence ATGGGGAACTTCCTGGACAGGGTGTTTGAGAACATCAGGGAGCGGGAAGACAAAGAGATTCTGGTGGGGAAGAAGGGAGGCAAGTACTACTCCCTCAACTTCTCCCAGCTGGGAAGCATGGTTGCAAACCTCCAGAGGGAGCTTCAGCTCTCCCCCCAAGACAGGGTGGTGATTTTCATGGAGAACCGCCCGGAGTGGATAGGGGCACTCTACGCCGTTTTGTTCGGCGGCGGAATAGCGGTTCCGGTAGACTACCTGCTTTCGGAGCGGGAGCTCTTCAACATACTGAAAGACTCCCAGCCGAGGGTGGTTGTAACGAGTAACCAGAACTACGAAAAGGCCAAGAAGGCAATAGAGAAGCTCGGCTACTCGGCGAGAATAATAAACGTTGACTCACTAAACCTACTGAGGGAAAACGGCCAGTTAGAGTTTAAAGAGAGAAACCCCGAAGACGTGGCGGTTATCCTCTACACCTCGGGAACAACGGGCAACCCCAAAGGGGTTATGCTCTCGCTGTCTAACCTGGACCACAACGTTAAGGCCGTAGAGAAGCTGGGCTTTTTAAACGAAAGCGACCGCTTCATAGCAATCCTGCCATTCCACCATACCTACCCCCTAATGGCAACGGCCCTGCTGCCGATGGCCTTGGGGCTGCCGCTCGTTTTCATAGAGAAGCTCACACCGGCCGATATACTCTCCACAATGAACGAGCAGCAGATAACGATAATGGTGGGGGTTCCGAAGCTCTACCACGTTATCCACCACAACATAATGGCAGAAATAAAGAAACTCCCGCCCTTAAAGAGAAGGATGGTTGAAGGGGCCCTGAAGCTCTTCAGGAAGGGAGCTCCCCGGAAGGTGAAAAAGCAGTTCTTCAAACAGGTCCACGAAAAGGTAGGCAAACACCTGAGGTTCATGATAAGCGGCGGAGCCAAGCTGAGTGAGGAGGTGTGGAGAGACTTTGAGGCCATGGGATTTAACGTTCTTGAAGGCTACGGGCTAACCGAAACCTCTCCCCTCATATCGGTTAACAGGCCCAACAGGAAGAAAATCGGCTCCGCAGGACTGCCGGTAGACCAGGTAGAGGTGAAAATCAGCGAGAAGGGCGAGATAGTTGTAAGGGGCCCCAACGTTATGAAGGGCTACTACAACAAGCCCGAGGAAACGGCGAAGGTGATAAAGGAAGGGTGGTTCCACACGGGAGACCTGGGCTACATAGACGAAGAGGGCTTCATCCACATAACGGGAAGGGCCAAAGAGGTAATAGTCCTCGACAACGGCAAGAACGTGTACCCCGAGGATATCGAGATAGAGATTCTCAAAAGCCCCTATATACTGGAAGTGGGGGTTTTCTACCACGAGGGCAAGCTCAAGGCGATAGTAAGGCCCGACTTTGAGCTCCTGATGGAAGAGGGGATTAAGGAGATAAAGGAGTTCATAAAGCGGGAGATTAACCGCTGCACCCGACACCTTCAGCCCTACAAGAAGGTTAAAGAGTTTGCCATAGTAGACGAGGAGCTTCCCCGCACCCGCATAGGAAAGCTCCGCAGGTTCCTGCTACCCAAAGTGTGGGAGGAGGTGCACGGGAAGAAATGA
- the dapF gene encoding diaminopimelate epimerase translates to MKLKFAKLQGTGNDFVIINNLAGEFDRFRGTLPVKEAVKRICSRRTGVGADGLILVEDSTVADLSWRFYNADGSTAEMCGNGMRCFARFVYEEGLAPNEMRVETLAGVVEAFVYGPIVKVGLTKPRELALNLKVDGLTVHFINTGVPHAVIFVERADAVNVKEIGRKVRFHPLFAPAGTNVNFVEVRLDRIVVRTYERGVEDETLACGTGSVASALIAAKVFKLSSPVEVEVRSGERLKVHFDPKLSRVYLEGGTKWIYDGLLRREVLQ, encoded by the coding sequence ATGAAGCTCAAGTTCGCCAAGCTCCAGGGAACCGGGAACGACTTTGTAATCATCAACAACCTTGCAGGGGAGTTCGACAGGTTCAGGGGAACCCTGCCGGTTAAAGAGGCCGTAAAGAGAATCTGCTCCCGGAGAACCGGCGTAGGAGCCGACGGCCTCATCCTAGTAGAGGACTCAACCGTTGCCGACCTGAGCTGGCGGTTCTACAACGCCGACGGCTCAACGGCCGAGATGTGCGGCAACGGAATGCGCTGCTTTGCCCGGTTTGTATACGAAGAGGGGCTTGCCCCCAACGAGATGAGGGTTGAAACCCTTGCGGGAGTAGTGGAGGCCTTCGTATACGGTCCCATAGTGAAGGTGGGACTTACAAAGCCCCGGGAGCTGGCCCTGAACCTGAAGGTAGACGGACTAACCGTTCACTTCATAAACACCGGAGTTCCCCACGCAGTTATCTTCGTAGAGAGGGCAGACGCGGTAAACGTTAAAGAGATAGGGAGAAAGGTGAGGTTCCACCCCCTGTTTGCACCTGCCGGAACCAACGTTAACTTTGTGGAAGTCCGCCTTGATAGAATCGTGGTGAGAACTTACGAAAGGGGCGTTGAAGACGAAACCCTTGCCTGCGGAACGGGCTCTGTGGCCTCGGCGCTGATTGCGGCAAAGGTGTTCAAGCTCTCCTCTCCGGTTGAGGTGGAGGTGAGAAGCGGAGAGAGGCTGAAGGTTCACTTCGACCCGAAGCTCAGCAGGGTCTACCTTGAAGGGGGAACGAAGTGGATTTACGACGGACTCCTGAGGAGGGAAGTTCTCCAGTAG
- a CDS encoding uracil-DNA glycosylase, protein MDLRRTPEEGSSPVEELKRAIKFLELMGFKEVRLPEGVVERAFDPIEELEKVKEEAQKCCKCRLCKTRHNVVFGEGDPQTNLMFVGEAPGEQEDLQGRPFVGRAGQLLSKFLNLYGVTRDQIYITNVLKCRPPNNRDPAPDEIEACYPFLEKQIELISPKVILCLGAFAARTILNLPERTPISRIRGKEHKTTIGGVEVTVIPTFHPAYLLRNRRGEPEFQKDLELALRLAGFLK, encoded by the coding sequence GTGGATTTACGACGGACTCCTGAGGAGGGAAGTTCTCCAGTAGAGGAGCTGAAAAGGGCGATAAAGTTCCTTGAGCTTATGGGTTTTAAAGAGGTAAGGCTGCCGGAGGGTGTTGTGGAAAGAGCGTTCGACCCGATAGAAGAGCTTGAGAAGGTGAAAGAGGAGGCTCAGAAGTGCTGTAAGTGCCGCCTGTGCAAAACAAGGCACAACGTTGTTTTCGGCGAAGGGGACCCTCAAACAAACCTGATGTTCGTAGGGGAAGCTCCCGGAGAGCAGGAAGACCTCCAGGGAAGGCCGTTCGTAGGAAGGGCCGGCCAGCTGCTCTCCAAGTTCTTGAACCTCTACGGTGTAACCCGCGACCAGATATACATTACAAACGTTTTGAAGTGCCGGCCTCCGAACAACCGAGACCCGGCACCCGACGAGATTGAGGCGTGCTACCCGTTCCTTGAAAAACAGATAGAGCTCATTTCGCCCAAGGTGATACTCTGCCTGGGAGCATTTGCGGCCCGGACAATCCTCAACCTGCCGGAAAGAACTCCGATTTCGCGGATAAGGGGCAAGGAGCACAAAACGACAATAGGCGGCGTAGAGGTGACCGTTATCCCCACCTTCCACCCTGCCTACCTGCTGAGGAACAGAAGGGGGGAGCCGGAGTTTCAGAAAGACCTCGAGCTGGCCCTGAGGCTTGCGGGGTTCTTAAAGTGA
- a CDS encoding endonuclease III domain-containing protein: MKELIEKAKEIHKRLKELFPEPHRPNRTPLEQAVFTVLSQNTTDLNASRCLERLKRATGGKLLEIPQLTTDELVEAIRPCGMFKQKERALRELVSRWPRLEEKLRELPPEEGIKLLTELPYIGPKTARVILTFGFGKNTFPIDTHCKKVLSRLGIFPKGWSTEEISRFFEKHFSARFNRELHYNLIRLGRRVCKARKPECERCPLRNLCSYRRR, translated from the coding sequence GTGAAAGAGCTTATTGAAAAGGCCAAAGAGATACACAAAAGGTTAAAAGAGCTGTTCCCCGAGCCCCACAGGCCAAACAGAACTCCCCTTGAGCAGGCCGTTTTCACAGTTTTAAGCCAGAACACCACAGACCTCAACGCCTCCCGCTGCCTTGAAAGGCTGAAGAGGGCAACGGGAGGGAAGCTCCTTGAGATTCCGCAGCTTACAACAGACGAGCTCGTAGAGGCCATAAGGCCGTGCGGCATGTTCAAACAGAAGGAGAGGGCCCTGAGGGAGCTCGTTTCGCGGTGGCCTCGGCTGGAGGAGAAGCTAAGGGAGCTTCCCCCCGAGGAAGGGATAAAGCTCTTAACGGAACTTCCCTACATAGGCCCAAAAACCGCAAGGGTGATACTCACCTTCGGCTTCGGAAAGAACACCTTTCCCATAGATACCCACTGTAAGAAGGTTTTGAGCAGGCTGGGAATTTTCCCGAAAGGGTGGAGCACCGAGGAAATCTCCCGCTTCTTCGAGAAACACTTCTCGGCCCGGTTCAACAGGGAGCTCCACTACAACCTTATACGGCTGGGAAGAAGGGTGTGCAAGGCCCGAAAGCCCGAGTGTGAGCGCTGCCCGCTGCGTAACCTGTGCAGTTACCGGCGCAGGTAG
- a CDS encoding TIGR04013 family B12-binding domain/radical SAM domain-containing protein, which yields MDLAVAFFYKKSNRYGFNALAGALESRREQELHELPLFFFRTEEELLSGVKELSEKHSKVVVALSFFTTQVWDVEPLVASLRATARATASNLFLVAGGPHPIGMPKKTLSMGFDAVCYGEGEETFPELLLALLREKELLSVKGLWLSTPNGPVFTGRRRPVELGRYLPVSFKYRKFGPIEISRGCPYVCYYCQTPFMFGARQRHRPLEQVVEVISRMREFGLKDFRFITPNAFSYGSEDGKSVNLEALREFLAETKRAAGPGGRIFLGSFPSEVRPEHVTEETVSLVKEFASNDNLVIGAQSGSDRVLKLCHRGHTVEDVVRAVKITVKAGLKANVDFIFGLPGETEEDVLETVKVMRELVKLGARVHAHTFMPLPQTPFAGKPAGKVHRKMEKLIRELLPSGVIFGNWREQELLAQKIERYLRR from the coding sequence GTGGATTTAGCCGTTGCTTTCTTCTATAAAAAGAGCAATAGGTACGGGTTTAACGCTTTAGCCGGTGCGTTGGAGTCACGGCGGGAGCAAGAGCTTCACGAGCTCCCGCTTTTCTTTTTTAGAACCGAAGAGGAGCTTCTTTCCGGCGTAAAGGAGCTATCTGAAAAGCACTCTAAGGTTGTTGTTGCGCTCTCTTTTTTCACCACCCAGGTGTGGGACGTAGAGCCCCTTGTTGCCTCCTTGAGGGCCACTGCGAGGGCCACTGCTTCCAACTTGTTCTTGGTTGCCGGCGGGCCTCACCCTATCGGAATGCCGAAAAAAACCCTCTCTATGGGGTTTGACGCGGTCTGCTACGGTGAGGGAGAGGAGACCTTCCCCGAGCTTCTCCTGGCCCTTCTACGGGAGAAAGAGCTTTTGAGCGTAAAGGGGCTGTGGCTCTCAACTCCTAACGGTCCGGTATTTACCGGGAGAAGGAGGCCGGTGGAGCTCGGCCGCTACCTGCCTGTATCCTTTAAGTACAGGAAGTTTGGCCCGATAGAGATATCCCGGGGCTGCCCTTACGTGTGCTACTACTGCCAAACACCCTTTATGTTCGGGGCCCGCCAGAGGCACAGGCCCCTTGAACAGGTTGTTGAGGTTATCTCCCGTATGAGGGAGTTCGGCCTTAAGGACTTCCGCTTTATTACGCCTAATGCCTTTAGCTACGGCTCCGAAGACGGCAAGTCGGTTAACCTTGAGGCCCTGAGGGAGTTCCTGGCCGAGACCAAGCGGGCGGCCGGCCCCGGCGGGCGCATTTTCCTCGGCTCCTTCCCCTCGGAGGTGCGCCCCGAGCACGTTACCGAAGAGACGGTTTCCCTCGTTAAGGAGTTTGCAAGTAACGACAACTTGGTGATAGGCGCCCAGTCGGGCAGCGACAGGGTTTTAAAGCTGTGCCACAGGGGGCACACGGTTGAAGACGTTGTAAGGGCCGTAAAGATAACGGTTAAGGCGGGCCTTAAGGCAAACGTAGATTTTATCTTCGGCCTTCCCGGAGAGACCGAAGAGGACGTTCTTGAAACGGTTAAGGTGATGAGGGAGCTGGTGAAGCTCGGGGCGCGGGTTCACGCCCACACTTTCATGCCGCTGCCCCAGACCCCTTTTGCCGGTAAGCCCGCCGGTAAGGTTCACAGGAAGATGGAGAAGCTCATCAGGGAGCTTCTGCCCAGCGGCGTTATCTTCGGTAACTGGAGGGAGCAGGAGCTCCTTGCACAGAAGATAGAGCGCTACCTGCGCCGGTAA
- a CDS encoding CoB--CoM heterodisulfide reductase iron-sulfur subunit B family protein produces the protein MVKVGFYQGCCFQGQDAHMFETMKETFKRLDVELELLEETTCCGGNTIDEENRKLSYAINARNIALAEAKGLDLLVSCNTCYMVIAKAKRAMDTNKKLREEINALLKEEGLEYRGTARVYHLLDFFRDVVGYDRIRKAVKRPLKGWKVAAYYGCHVLYPKDIAVDNSDNPSSLQEILKALGAEVVDDYEHRDACCGYHSFFTDKSMTLKKLNRILGSVKKTGADVVATPCPLCFKSFDIYQLNMEKPPMVPSSFLPELMAYAFGIDKEESGLAHHLVKVDKAK, from the coding sequence ATGGTTAAGGTAGGCTTCTACCAGGGCTGCTGTTTTCAGGGGCAGGACGCCCACATGTTCGAGACTATGAAGGAGACTTTTAAGAGGCTCGATGTTGAGCTTGAGCTCCTTGAGGAGACCACCTGCTGTGGCGGGAACACGATAGATGAGGAGAACCGGAAGCTCTCTTATGCCATAAACGCCAGGAACATAGCCCTTGCCGAGGCTAAGGGGTTGGACCTGTTGGTCTCCTGTAACACCTGCTACATGGTTATAGCTAAGGCCAAAAGGGCCATGGATACGAACAAGAAGCTGAGGGAGGAGATAAACGCCCTGTTGAAAGAGGAGGGACTTGAGTATAGGGGGACCGCTCGGGTTTACCACCTCTTGGACTTCTTCAGGGACGTTGTAGGTTACGACAGGATAAGGAAGGCGGTTAAAAGGCCCTTGAAAGGTTGGAAGGTGGCGGCTTACTACGGTTGTCACGTTTTATACCCAAAGGATATAGCCGTCGACAACAGCGATAACCCTTCTTCCCTTCAGGAAATCCTTAAAGCCCTCGGGGCCGAAGTTGTAGACGACTACGAGCACAGGGATGCCTGTTGCGGCTACCACTCCTTCTTTACCGATAAGAGTATGACCTTGAAGAAGCTCAACAGGATTCTGGGGAGCGTTAAAAAGACCGGGGCCGATGTTGTTGCAACTCCGTGTCCGCTCTGCTTTAAGTCCTTTGATATCTACCAGCTGAATATGGAAAAGCCTCCCATGGTTCCTTCCTCTTTTCTTCCGGAGTTGATGGCTTACGCTTTCGGTATAGATAAGGAGGAATCGGGGCTTGCCCACCACCTTGTGAAGGTTGATAAGGCGAAGTAG
- a CDS encoding succinate dehydrogenase/fumarate reductase iron-sulfur subunit, giving the protein METVTLQVFRYDPDKDQTPYYKEYEVPVEGTLLNALLYIKDNLDPTLAFRAFCRSEVCGSCSVRVNGKTKLACKTPMRELVDTWKGRPLRIDPLNHMAVIKDLVVDIDRPIEKMKTLIPWLVPDPRVVPTDPMHESIIYPEEMEAYKDQIHCMLCFSCYSACEAVEDNERYRGPFAFSRAYRFQVDRRDIETAKEKRIRYAVSGGLWSCVQCQKCLYVCPKGVKPAEDIQNLRGQAVKRGFTDKPGAKKLKHFVDWIYATGQINRLYLPEEVYGNKEAREKLTKAYEEMGVEVWEVPKPVKSLMKFRDIYLEILSKEDKALELDYSHVRKIDRMVSEIFKADICTIIDKAHQEGKSSRGLIAKLKGLFGGNDG; this is encoded by the coding sequence ATGGAGACCGTAACTCTTCAGGTTTTCAGATACGACCCCGATAAGGACCAAACGCCCTACTACAAGGAGTACGAGGTTCCCGTTGAGGGAACGCTTCTCAATGCACTCCTCTACATTAAGGATAACTTGGACCCGACCCTCGCCTTCAGGGCTTTCTGCAGGAGTGAGGTTTGCGGTTCCTGTTCTGTGAGGGTTAACGGTAAAACGAAGCTCGCCTGCAAAACCCCTATGAGGGAGCTGGTAGATACTTGGAAAGGAAGGCCTTTAAGGATAGACCCTCTGAACCATATGGCCGTTATAAAGGACCTGGTTGTTGATATCGACAGGCCGATAGAGAAGATGAAGACCTTGATTCCCTGGCTGGTTCCCGACCCCCGCGTTGTCCCCACCGACCCGATGCACGAGAGCATTATCTACCCGGAGGAGATGGAGGCCTACAAAGACCAGATTCACTGTATGCTCTGCTTCTCCTGCTATTCGGCGTGTGAGGCGGTTGAGGATAACGAGCGTTACAGGGGGCCTTTTGCCTTCTCCAGGGCCTACAGGTTCCAGGTGGACAGGCGAGACATAGAGACCGCTAAGGAGAAGCGTATCCGCTATGCGGTTTCCGGCGGGCTGTGGAGCTGTGTTCAGTGCCAGAAGTGTCTTTACGTTTGTCCTAAGGGAGTTAAGCCGGCAGAGGATATCCAGAACCTCAGGGGGCAGGCGGTTAAGAGAGGCTTTACCGATAAGCCCGGAGCCAAGAAGCTTAAGCACTTTGTCGACTGGATTTACGCAACCGGTCAGATTAACAGGCTCTACTTACCCGAGGAGGTTTACGGCAACAAGGAGGCAAGGGAGAAGCTTACAAAGGCCTACGAGGAGATGGGCGTTGAGGTTTGGGAGGTTCCAAAACCTGTTAAGAGCCTTATGAAGTTCAGGGATATTTACCTCGAAATCCTCTCTAAGGAGGATAAGGCCCTTGAGCTCGACTACTCCCACGTTAGGAAGATAGACCGGATGGTGAGTGAGATTTTCAAGGCGGACATCTGCACCATCATAGACAAGGCGCACCAGGAGGGTAAGAGCAGCAGGGGGCTTATAGCTAAACTGAAAGGGTTGTTCGGAGGTAACGATGGTTAA